The Spiribacter roseus genome includes the window CCACCTCGCCACTGCGGTGGCGCAGGGCGTCGCTGGCCTGGGCGGCGTTGAGATCGCGGTGTGCCCGCCGTTCGTCCACCTCGACACGGTCCGTGACCGGGTGGGCGATGCACTGTCGGTGGGCGCGCAGAACTGCGCCGATGCCGCCGAGGGCGCCCGCACCGGCGAGGTCTCGGCGGCAATGCTGGCGGATCTGGGCGTGCGTTACGTCATCCTCGGCCACTCTGAACGGCGCCAGTATTATGGCGAGGACGACGCGCTGATCGCCGCGCGCTACGCCCAGGCCCTCGAGCAGGGGCTCCGGCCCATCCTCTGTGTCGGTGAAACCCTTGAAGAGCGTGAGGCCGATCGGACCGAATCAGTGGTGGCCAGTCAGCTGAATGGCGTGATCGACCGGCTTGATGCCAGCATCGGGCTCGGCGACGGCGTGATCGCCTACGAGCCGGTCTGGGCGATCGGCACGGGCCGTACCGCCACCGCACAGCAGGCGCAGGCCATGCATGCCTTCATCCGCCAGACGCTGGCGGCACGTGATGCCGGCCTGGCCGAGCGGATGCGGCTGCTCTACGGCGGCAGCATGAAGGCGGCCAACGCGGGCGAGCTGCTTGCCGAGCCGGATATCGACGGTGGCCTGATTGGCGGCGCGTCGCTCAAGGCCGATGATTTTGTGGCCATCTGCGCCACGGCAGCGCGGGGCTGACCCCCGTCAACAAACGGAATCGACTGACTGATGTACACGATTGTTCTGGCCATCCATCTTGGGCTCGCACTGGTGCTGATCGGCGTGGTGCTGCTCCAGCACGGCAAGGGCGCCGACGCCGGCGCCGCCTTTGGCAGCGGCGCTTCCAACACGGTCTTCGGCGCCCGCGGGTCGGCGTCCTTTCTGGGGCGGCTGACCGGCATTCTCGGCGTGGGCTTTTTCGCCACCAGCCTCACGCTGGCGATCATGGCCGGCACCTTCAGTTCCGGTGGCAGTGTCGTTGACGGGTCGGCTACCGACACTCCGGCCACCGAAAGCGCACCGGCGCCAGCGGCCGATGACGCGGGCAATGGTGAGGGCAGCCCGGCCCCGGCGCCCGCCCCCGACTGAGCTGGCTGCGCGGCCCCTGCGGATTGCCCGCAGGGGGCTGCGCTGGTAATATCTCGATTGTTCAAGGCCACCGTGCCGCGGATGTGGTGGAACAGGTAGACACGCTGTCTTGAGGGGGCAGTGGCGCAAGCCGTGCCGGTTCGAGTCCGGCCATCCGCACCATCTTGGTCCTACCAAAACGTTTCGACTGAAAGGTGGCATTCGCCTATGATCGAGAGCTATCTGCCCGTCCTCGTGTTCATCGCCATCGCAATGGGGATTGGCATCGCGCCTCTCGCCGCGGGCTTCATCCTTGCACCCCGACGACCGGACCACGAAAAACTGTCGCCGTACGAGTGCGGGTTTGAGGCGTTCGAGGACTCGCGCATGCAGTTCGACGTGCGTTACTACCTCGTCGCCATCCTGTTTATCATTTTTGATCTGGAGATCGCTTTCCTGTTTCCGTGGGCCATCGTGCTCGACGAAATCGGGCTGTTCGGTTACGGCGCCATGGCGATATTCATTGGCGTTCTCCTGGTCGGTTTCCTCTATGAGTGGAAGAAGGGGGCTCTGGAATGGGAATAGAAGGCGCTCTCGACAAGGGCTTCGTGACAACCTCGGCGGACAAGCTCATCAATTGGGCGCGCACCGGCTCGCTATGGCCGATGACCTTTGGTCTGGCCTGCTGCGCGGTCGAGATGATGCATGCCGGCGCGGCCCGCTATGACATGGATCGGCTCGGGCTGATCTTCCGGCCGTCGCCGCGGCAGTCCGACGTGATGATCGTCGCCGGCACGCTGGTCAACAAGATGGCGCCGGCGCTGCGTCGGGTCTACGACCAGATGCCCGATCCCAAGTGGGTGATCTCGATGGGCTCGTGTGCCAACGGCGGTGGCTATTACCACTACTCGTATTCGGTGACACGGGGCTGTGACCGGATCGTGCCCGTGGACATCTACGTGCCCGGCTGCCCGCCCACCGCCGAGGCGCTGCTCTATGGCGTGGTCCAGCTGCAGAACAAGATCCACCGCACGAACACCATCGCACGCTAGGGAGAATCGCCATGGCCCTGACGGCTGACAAGGTGCTCGAACAGGTCCGTTCATCGCTGGGTGACCAGGTCGTCGCCAGCCGCTGCGAATACCGCGAGGCGGAAATCGAAGTCGCCCCCGGCGATCTCTATGCGGCCATGCAGACCCTGCGCGACGAGCCCGGGTTGGCTTTCAGCCAGCTGCTGGACATCGCCGGCGTCGACTACGCGGCCTACGGGCAGGATGAGTGGATCACCGAAGAGGCCACCAACACCGGCTTCAGCCGGGGCGTCGATGGCTTCAGCACCGGGCGGTTGGGGCTGACCGGCATCTACGGCGTCCAGCCGGTCCGTGAGAGCACCGGGCGCCGCTTTGCGGCGGTCTATCATCTGCTGTCGGTCAGCCATAACCATCGCCTGCGGGTGCGCTGTTTTGCCGCCGATGATGATCTGCCCATGCTCGATTCCATCGTGCCGCTCTATGCATCGGCCAACTGGCAGGAGCGCGAGGCGTTCGATCTGTTCGGGGTCATCTTCAACGGGCATCCCGACCTGCGCCGGATCCTGACTGACTACGGTTTTGTCGGCCATCCGTTCCGCAAGGACTTTCCGCTGATCGGCAATGTCGAAGTGCGGTACGACGAAAACCGGGGTCGAGTGGTCTATGAGCCGGTCTCCATTCAGCCGCGTGTGCTGGTGCCGCGGGTGATCCGCGACGACAACCGCTACGCCGACCCCTCCAAGCAGGAGGCCCCCGATGCCTGAGATCAGTAGTTACACCGTCAATTTCGGCCCCCAGCATCCGGCCGCCCACGGCGTACTGCGTCTGGTGCTCGAAATGGACGGCGAGGTGGTCCGCCATGCCGACCCGCACATCGGCCTGCTGCACCGCGCCACCGAAAAACTCGCCGAGACCAAGCCGTTCAACCAGAGCATCGGCTACATGGACCGGCTCGATTACGTGTCGATGATGTGCAACGAGCATGCCTACGTGCTCGCCATCGAGAAGCTGCTGGGGATCAAACCGCCGGAGCGGGCCCAGTACATCCGCACGATGTTCGATGAGATCACCCGGATCCTCAATCACCTGCTGTGGATCGGCGCGCACGGGCTGGATGTGGGCGCCATGACCGTCTTCCTCTATGCGTTCAAGGAGCGCGAGGAGCTGATGGACTGCTACGAGGCGGTCAGCGGGACGCGGATGCACGCCACCTACTACCGG containing:
- a CDS encoding NADH-quinone oxidoreductase subunit C, which encodes MALTADKVLEQVRSSLGDQVVASRCEYREAEIEVAPGDLYAAMQTLRDEPGLAFSQLLDIAGVDYAAYGQDEWITEEATNTGFSRGVDGFSTGRLGLTGIYGVQPVRESTGRRFAAVYHLLSVSHNHRLRVRCFAADDDLPMLDSIVPLYASANWQEREAFDLFGVIFNGHPDLRRILTDYGFVGHPFRKDFPLIGNVEVRYDENRGRVVYEPVSIQPRVLVPRVIRDDNRYADPSKQEAPDA
- a CDS encoding NADH-quinone oxidoreductase subunit A; its protein translation is MIESYLPVLVFIAIAMGIGIAPLAAGFILAPRRPDHEKLSPYECGFEAFEDSRMQFDVRYYLVAILFIIFDLEIAFLFPWAIVLDEIGLFGYGAMAIFIGVLLVGFLYEWKKGALEWE
- a CDS encoding NuoB/complex I 20 kDa subunit family protein — protein: MGIEGALDKGFVTTSADKLINWARTGSLWPMTFGLACCAVEMMHAGAARYDMDRLGLIFRPSPRQSDVMIVAGTLVNKMAPALRRVYDQMPDPKWVISMGSCANGGGYYHYSYSVTRGCDRIVPVDIYVPGCPPTAEALLYGVVQLQNKIHRTNTIAR
- the tpiA gene encoding triose-phosphate isomerase is translated as MRTPLIAGNWKMNGLGDDARHLATAVAQGVAGLGGVEIAVCPPFVHLDTVRDRVGDALSVGAQNCADAAEGARTGEVSAAMLADLGVRYVILGHSERRQYYGEDDALIAARYAQALEQGLRPILCVGETLEEREADRTESVVASQLNGVIDRLDASIGLGDGVIAYEPVWAIGTGRTATAQQAQAMHAFIRQTLAARDAGLAERMRLLYGGSMKAANAGELLAEPDIDGGLIGGASLKADDFVAICATAARG
- the secG gene encoding preprotein translocase subunit SecG, with protein sequence MYTIVLAIHLGLALVLIGVVLLQHGKGADAGAAFGSGASNTVFGARGSASFLGRLTGILGVGFFATSLTLAIMAGTFSSGGSVVDGSATDTPATESAPAPAADDAGNGEGSPAPAPAPD